One uncultured Fibrobacter sp. DNA segment encodes these proteins:
- a CDS encoding DNA topoisomerase, whose protein sequence is MLERLEGEKFTQGDGCLIGKNHCITWCVGHLITLAPLDAYPGFEGGWRLSNLPLLPEKFKLMEIESTKKQLNVVRQMMEQADVLVNGADAGREGNLIFDLVLDYTPSFKQKTIKRLWVNSYVAKDLDKAWKNLEDATQRVNLSYAARLRQRADWMVGLNATRAYTLTAGRGKMISVGRVQTPTLNLIVERDTIVEQFKELFYYSVVGTWKGYQAQFVKKEEDAKGEANLKVAVFEKETEANAVVARCAPPAEATIAKIDNQQKKQFPQKPFDLTELQKEGNKRFKYSAQQVLDCAQNLYEKKLLTYPRTDSQYLPDTMQQEAYALAQRLATPEQKKIMRGAGENFVFINSSKVTDHFAIIPTGETPNDLPEMEQKIYDLAKERFVQAWLKPYVWDEMEIVLETGEKKDLFRLKLKRNEDLGFRALVKETKDDKKKAKGKKGDVESKDAEGKGDSDDITNLVEVFPEWNVGDKAPFDSVELQKKKKSKPKYYTEATLLAAMKTAGKQIENEELAEAMKDRGLGTPATQAGIIETLKRRGFIEAQKNYLVSTARGREVIALMDEKVKSPEMTGEWEYKLSQVEKGTLAPAEFRDGIVEYVKQLFADLHARYGCQFERETVTESIPCPKCGSALEVAPWGYVCPKTECGFKIGHTLAGKMLSHSEMKTLLAEGHVGPIAGFKSKKGTEFSAKLSVDKDFNIQFEFESDGKFHGQKTEYKCPLCGAPLEENKNALFCTNATDGVDCKFTLFKTVAGHTLTATEIGELFTNGETPLIQDFKSKKGSDFAARLKWGEGADKGRTVFEFMRRNLPCPVCGDQLRFRSGTSGQGTNEATHAAYVCMNPQCGFGIPQVFYQRKFTDDEVEGLLKNKFTPVLEPFKKNDTTFRAALEIRDGGKLAFNKLTVEVISQK, encoded by the coding sequence ATGCTGGAGCGGTTGGAAGGGGAAAAATTTACCCAGGGCGACGGATGCTTAATCGGCAAGAACCACTGCATTACCTGGTGCGTGGGTCACTTGATTACGCTCGCCCCGCTTGACGCTTACCCCGGATTCGAAGGCGGCTGGCGACTTTCGAATCTGCCCTTGCTCCCGGAAAAATTCAAGCTCATGGAAATCGAGAGCACCAAAAAGCAGCTGAATGTGGTGCGCCAGATGATGGAGCAAGCCGACGTGCTTGTGAACGGAGCGGATGCCGGCCGCGAAGGTAACTTGATTTTTGACCTGGTGCTCGATTACACCCCCTCTTTTAAGCAAAAGACCATCAAGCGCCTGTGGGTGAACAGCTATGTGGCCAAAGACCTGGACAAAGCCTGGAAAAACCTGGAAGATGCCACCCAACGCGTGAATTTGAGCTATGCAGCCCGTTTAAGGCAGCGAGCCGACTGGATGGTGGGTCTGAACGCGACACGCGCCTATACGCTTACTGCAGGGCGCGGCAAGATGATTTCGGTGGGCCGAGTGCAGACGCCTACACTCAACTTGATTGTGGAACGCGATACCATCGTGGAGCAATTCAAGGAATTGTTCTACTACAGCGTCGTTGGAACTTGGAAAGGGTACCAAGCCCAATTTGTCAAGAAAGAAGAAGACGCCAAGGGCGAAGCGAACCTTAAAGTTGCTGTTTTCGAGAAAGAAACGGAAGCGAATGCGGTGGTGGCGCGTTGTGCCCCTCCTGCCGAAGCGACTATAGCTAAAATCGATAACCAGCAGAAAAAGCAATTTCCGCAAAAGCCATTCGACTTGACCGAATTGCAGAAAGAGGGCAACAAGCGTTTTAAATACAGCGCCCAGCAAGTTCTAGATTGCGCCCAGAATCTGTACGAAAAAAAACTGCTCACCTACCCGCGTACCGATTCGCAATACCTGCCCGACACCATGCAGCAGGAGGCCTACGCCCTGGCACAAAGGCTAGCTACCCCCGAGCAGAAAAAAATCATGCGCGGTGCTGGGGAAAATTTCGTCTTTATCAATTCAAGCAAGGTGACCGACCACTTTGCCATTATCCCCACCGGCGAAACCCCGAACGATTTGCCCGAAATGGAGCAGAAGATTTACGACCTCGCCAAGGAACGCTTTGTGCAGGCGTGGCTGAAGCCGTACGTGTGGGACGAAATGGAAATCGTGCTGGAGACGGGAGAAAAGAAAGATTTGTTCCGTCTGAAGCTCAAGCGCAACGAAGATCTCGGTTTCCGCGCACTCGTCAAAGAGACAAAAGACGACAAGAAAAAAGCGAAAGGCAAGAAAGGTGATGTCGAATCCAAGGACGCCGAGGGTAAAGGCGACAGCGACGACATCACGAATTTGGTTGAAGTTTTTCCTGAATGGAATGTCGGCGACAAAGCGCCTTTTGACAGCGTAGAATTACAAAAGAAAAAGAAGAGCAAGCCTAAATACTATACCGAGGCAACGCTCCTTGCCGCCATGAAGACGGCCGGCAAGCAAATCGAAAATGAAGAACTGGCCGAAGCCATGAAGGACCGAGGCTTGGGTACGCCGGCAACGCAAGCAGGCATTATCGAGACGCTCAAGAGACGCGGGTTCATAGAAGCGCAAAAGAATTACCTGGTAAGCACCGCCCGCGGGCGCGAAGTGATCGCCTTGATGGATGAAAAAGTCAAGTCGCCCGAAATGACCGGCGAATGGGAATACAAACTTTCTCAGGTCGAAAAAGGAACGCTTGCGCCTGCAGAATTCCGCGACGGAATCGTTGAATACGTGAAGCAGCTATTCGCAGACTTACATGCGCGATACGGCTGCCAGTTCGAGCGCGAAACCGTGACCGAAAGCATTCCATGCCCCAAATGCGGGAGCGCGCTCGAAGTAGCCCCCTGGGGCTACGTGTGCCCCAAGACCGAATGCGGATTCAAAATCGGGCACACCCTGGCAGGCAAGATGCTTTCTCATTCCGAAATGAAGACGCTCCTTGCCGAAGGTCATGTGGGCCCCATAGCCGGATTCAAGAGCAAGAAAGGTACCGAATTTTCAGCGAAACTTTCGGTCGACAAAGATTTCAACATTCAGTTTGAATTTGAAAGCGACGGCAAATTCCACGGACAGAAAACGGAATACAAGTGTCCGCTTTGCGGCGCCCCCCTCGAAGAAAACAAGAACGCCTTATTCTGCACCAATGCAACCGATGGCGTCGATTGCAAATTCACGCTATTCAAGACCGTTGCGGGCCACACGCTTACCGCCACCGAAATAGGCGAACTCTTTACCAACGGCGAGACGCCGCTAATTCAAGATTTCAAGAGCAAGAAAGGCTCCGATTTTGCAGCCCGCCTCAAATGGGGCGAAGGCGCCGACAAGGGTCGCACCGTCTTTGAATTCATGCGCAGAAACCTCCCCTGCCCCGTTTGCGGCGACCAATTGCGTTTCCGCAGCGGTACATCGGGCCAAGGCACAAACGAGGCTACACACGCCGCTTACGTGTGCATGAACCCGCAATGCGGCTTTGGCATTCCGCAAGTGTTTTATCAGCGTAAATTTACCGACGACGAAGTCGAAGGATTGCTTAAGAACAAATTCACGCCGGTTCTTGAGCCGTTCAAGAAGAACGACACAACCTTCCGCGCGGCACTCGAAATCCGCGACGGCGGCAAACTCGCCTTCAACAAATTAACCGTCGAAGTTATCTCTCAAAAATAG
- the mutL gene encoding DNA mismatch repair endonuclease MutL, whose amino-acid sequence MKSAEIHVLSDEIINKIAAGEVIERPASAVKELIENAIDAGATRIQVSIEEGGKKKIQVTDNGKGMNEADLDLCYLRHTTSKLFNADDLFHLQTNGFRGEAVASIAAVSKLTITSATDDGDSGRIILEGGNVVQKQDVQASRGTTFLVENLFYNTPVRRNFLSSETAESTRIFDVVLKTAIAHPEIRFDYKVGDKTLFTGVPGELRNRIAEAIGSKIAKALLPVDYTEAGVHVWGYVSPTTETNGKRNHQFLFIRNRPIESKMISKAVQQAYEPYGAQCKPVSVLFLDMPDMEFDVNVHPAKREVRFANQNLVFLVVSHAIRDAFTKDMEANSPLIDLSDLQDSKPEVPYGFEEPVSKPAAAPTPSFSPREFTTKESSGDIPEMSNFPTAGFSFEKPRKAATQNDLAQDLFSTPEAGKVISLEGKVNETPEPATQWVPPTFFQIANTYIAGEDSNGLLVIDQHAAHSRVLYEQALETLRNGAALDSQELLFPELLELSKLEVEALKNVEDQFKHLGFYIEHFGGETYQIRAIPSALPLSRAIKAVKDFLDSIGDESKSEGDMVKVQDSIAKAWANTNAYQAGDKLKSEEMAALVSQLMLTEEPLKSPYGHPTLLRFTLDELAKKFKR is encoded by the coding sequence ATGAAATCGGCTGAAATTCACGTTTTATCGGATGAAATCATCAATAAAATCGCCGCAGGTGAGGTGATTGAGCGCCCAGCGTCGGCCGTAAAAGAACTGATTGAAAACGCCATTGATGCAGGAGCCACCCGTATACAGGTGTCCATTGAAGAAGGTGGCAAGAAAAAGATCCAGGTTACCGACAACGGAAAGGGCATGAACGAGGCCGACTTGGATTTGTGTTACCTGAGGCACACCACCTCAAAGCTTTTTAATGCAGACGACCTATTCCATTTGCAGACAAATGGTTTTAGAGGCGAAGCCGTGGCTTCCATTGCCGCTGTGTCCAAATTAACCATTACCAGCGCCACCGACGATGGCGATTCCGGCCGAATTATCTTGGAAGGCGGCAACGTTGTTCAAAAACAGGACGTTCAGGCCAGCCGTGGCACGACCTTTTTAGTTGAAAATCTTTTTTACAACACCCCCGTTCGTCGCAACTTTTTGAGCAGCGAAACGGCAGAAAGCACCCGAATTTTCGATGTTGTTCTAAAAACGGCCATTGCGCACCCCGAAATCCGATTTGACTACAAAGTCGGAGACAAGACCTTGTTTACTGGAGTCCCGGGCGAATTGCGCAACCGTATTGCCGAAGCAATCGGTTCTAAAATCGCCAAGGCTCTTTTGCCGGTCGACTACACCGAAGCCGGCGTACACGTTTGGGGGTACGTATCCCCCACTACCGAAACCAACGGCAAGCGAAACCATCAATTTTTATTCATCCGCAACCGCCCTATCGAAAGCAAGATGATCAGCAAGGCGGTGCAGCAGGCATACGAGCCGTACGGCGCCCAGTGCAAGCCAGTTTCGGTACTGTTTCTAGACATGCCGGACATGGAATTTGACGTCAACGTGCACCCTGCCAAGCGCGAAGTTCGCTTTGCCAACCAAAATCTGGTATTCTTGGTGGTGTCTCACGCTATCCGCGACGCCTTTACCAAAGACATGGAGGCCAATTCGCCCTTGATTGACTTGAGCGACCTCCAGGACAGCAAGCCGGAAGTTCCCTACGGATTTGAGGAACCGGTCTCTAAGCCAGCCGCCGCCCCCACTCCGAGCTTTAGCCCCAGAGAATTTACCACTAAGGAATCAAGCGGCGACATTCCCGAAATGTCGAATTTCCCAACGGCAGGTTTCTCTTTTGAAAAGCCCCGCAAAGCCGCCACCCAGAATGATTTGGCCCAAGACCTGTTCAGCACGCCTGAAGCAGGCAAAGTCATTTCGCTAGAAGGCAAGGTAAACGAGACTCCTGAACCTGCAACTCAATGGGTACCGCCCACCTTTTTCCAGATTGCAAACACCTACATTGCCGGCGAAGATTCGAACGGCCTTTTGGTGATTGACCAACATGCAGCACATTCTCGCGTTCTTTACGAACAAGCTCTTGAAACCTTAAGAAACGGAGCCGCCCTAGACAGTCAGGAGCTATTGTTCCCGGAACTCTTGGAACTTTCCAAGCTCGAAGTCGAAGCCCTCAAGAACGTTGAAGACCAGTTCAAGCACTTGGGCTTTTACATTGAACATTTCGGTGGCGAGACCTACCAAATTCGCGCCATCCCCAGCGCGCTTCCGCTTTCTCGCGCCATCAAGGCGGTCAAGGACTTTTTGGACAGCATCGGTGACGAAAGCAAAAGCGAAGGCGACATGGTCAAGGTTCAAGACTCCATCGCCAAGGCTTGGGCAAACACGAATGCCTACCAGGCAGGCGACAAGCTTAAATCTGAAGAAATGGCCGCCCTCGTAAGCCAGCTTATGCTTACCGAAGAACCGCTTAAGTCGCCCTACGGCCACCCGACGTTACTGCGATTTACGCTCGACGAACTGGCCAAGAAATTCAAGCGCTAA
- a CDS encoding lipid-A-disaccharide synthase, which produces MASEPYILICAGEDSGDCVGAPLVKTLVSQNFAVKGSGGRRMQAAGMLSLVDFETLPVSGFGDVLPKYFKLRQSFNVLKSALESPECLGLIAVDYPGFNMKLVARAGELRKPALYVAPPQVWAWKRKRAKVLAKNPYVKLAVFFDFEESVYREAGCNVVRVKHPFAEIKNAASLNENLRDAANQILLLPGSRKAQALRNLPVYLKAVQDAKNVVVVAARQELVNSFKRFDVPVIVAPQSAAERMALYQSAEYALTAPGTSTLELALSGASFTVCTKPDLLTYCLGRLFIKTKFFALPNIILNRLVFSEYIVPPWSGVDVWSFTKGEKENVAKELSEKLAIGSSFDQLALEFLGQFVERKSQ; this is translated from the coding sequence ATGGCGAGCGAGCCGTACATTCTGATTTGCGCAGGCGAGGACTCCGGGGACTGCGTTGGTGCACCCTTAGTCAAGACACTCGTTTCTCAAAATTTTGCTGTAAAAGGTTCGGGCGGCCGCCGCATGCAGGCGGCGGGAATGTTGTCCTTGGTCGACTTCGAAACTTTGCCGGTCTCTGGCTTTGGCGATGTCTTGCCCAAGTACTTCAAACTGCGTCAGAGTTTTAATGTGTTAAAGTCGGCGCTGGAATCGCCGGAATGTCTCGGGCTGATTGCTGTCGATTACCCGGGTTTTAACATGAAACTGGTGGCGCGTGCGGGGGAGCTCCGCAAGCCCGCTTTGTATGTGGCGCCTCCGCAAGTGTGGGCCTGGAAGCGCAAACGCGCGAAGGTCCTTGCCAAAAATCCGTACGTCAAGCTCGCCGTATTCTTTGATTTCGAAGAATCGGTGTACCGCGAAGCTGGCTGTAACGTGGTCCGCGTCAAGCATCCGTTCGCTGAAATTAAAAATGCTGCTTCTCTCAACGAGAATCTTCGCGACGCAGCAAACCAGATTCTCCTTCTTCCCGGAAGTCGCAAGGCGCAGGCGCTCCGCAACTTGCCTGTTTATCTGAAAGCGGTTCAGGATGCAAAAAATGTGGTTGTGGTGGCGGCACGTCAAGAACTGGTGAACTCATTCAAGAGGTTTGATGTTCCCGTGATTGTCGCGCCACAAAGTGCGGCAGAGCGAATGGCCTTGTATCAAAGCGCTGAATATGCTTTGACCGCCCCTGGAACATCGACCTTGGAACTGGCTTTGTCGGGGGCTTCTTTTACGGTATGCACCAAGCCCGACTTGTTGACCTATTGCCTTGGCCGCCTGTTTATCAAGACCAAATTCTTTGCGTTGCCCAACATCATTCTGAATCGTCTTGTGTTCTCAGAATACATCGTCCCCCCATGGTCGGGGGTCGACGTTTGGTCGTTTACCAAGGGTGAAAAAGAAAATGTCGCGAAAGAGCTTTCAGAAAAGCTCGCTATCGGGAGTTCTTTCGATCAGTTAGCGCTTGAATTTCTTGGCCAGTTCGTCGAGCGTAAATCGCAGTAA